The following proteins are co-located in the Zonotrichia albicollis isolate bZonAlb1 chromosome 1, bZonAlb1.hap1, whole genome shotgun sequence genome:
- the AKAIN1 gene encoding A-kinase anchor protein inhibitor 1 yields the protein MVFAPGEKPGLEQDEVKLQIASKQIVQTAILRAVQQVSLESQQKEKRTNTGTSLQLERGKLTKKHEKK from the coding sequence GTGAgaagccagggctggagcaagATGAAGTTAAGCTGCAGATTGCCAGCAAGCAGATTGTGCAGACTGCCATCCTCCGAGCAGTGCAACAAGTTTCCCTGGAGAGCCAGCAAAAGGAGAAGCGAACAAACACCGGTACAAGCCTCCAACTAGAAAGAGGAAAACTAACCAAGAAGCATGAAAAGAAGTAA